The genomic DNA CCGCGCAGCGACTCTGGAGAATACATTCGTCCTGAAAGTCAGTTTAGAGACTTTATTAGCACCGAAGCTGATAACCCCTACCAACCAGAAGCTAATCGCTATCGTCTGTATGTCGGTTTGGGCTGTCCCTGGGCGCATCGTACTTTGGTAACTAGAGCTTTAAAAGGTTTAGAAGATGCGATCGCTGTATCGTTGGTTTACCCTTCTGTAGATTCAGGTATTTGGGTATTAGAAAAACCCGAATTGGGCTGTCAGACTTTACCCGATCTCTATCAGTTAGCGCAGCCTGGTTATAAAGGACGCTGCACCGTTCCCGTATTGTGGGATAGCAAGAACCAGACAATTGTAAATAATGAAAGTGCCGAAATCATCGTGATGCTGAATAAGTTTGGCTGCGGCACAAATTCGGATTTAGATCTCTATCCAGATAAGCTAAAAGAGCAGATCGATCGCTGGAACGACAAAATTTATCACACAGTTAATAATGGGGTATATCGCTGCGGTTTCGCTCAAACTCAGTCAGCTTACGATC from Myxosarcina sp. GI1 includes the following:
- a CDS encoding glutathione S-transferase family protein, encoding MSKNKSLPSKFIVKLGKFVWTTMWQIMMSQLAPRSDSGEYIRPESQFRDFISTEADNPYQPEANRYRLYVGLGCPWAHRTLVTRALKGLEDAIAVSLVYPSVDSGIWVLEKPELGCQTLPDLYQLAQPGYKGRCTVPVLWDSKNQTIVNNESAEIIVMLNKFGCGTNSDLDLYPDKLKEQIDRWNDKIYHTVNNGVYRCGFAQTQSAYDRACEELFTTLDEIDRALNTNRYLCGDTVTLADVRLFTTLFRFDIVYHGLFKCNRRRIRDYDNLGAYLRDLYQLPGVAATCDLESIKRDYYGNLFPLNPGGIIPAGPDLTNLDQPHHREKVAANVN